One Purpureocillium takamizusanense chromosome 1, complete sequence genomic window carries:
- a CDS encoding uncharacterized protein (EggNog:ENOG503PT4Q), with the protein MPGSPASSGAAPSSAAAASQPAAAPATFGDNKGIKFHIQTGNARWACTLQDRSAYERMKAARTSSMDSVDSSASSTTS; encoded by the exons ATGCCCGGCTCTCCTGCTTCCTctggcgccgccccctccagcgctgcggccgcgtcccagcccgctgccgcgcccgctACCTTTGGCGACAACAAGGGCATCAAGTTCCACATCCAGACGGGCAACGCCCGCTGGGCCTGCACCCTGCAGGACCGTTCCGCCTA TGAGCGCATGAAggccgcccgcaccagcTCCATGGACTCGGTCGACTCCAGTGCATCGAGCACCACGTCTTAG
- a CDS encoding uncharacterized protein (COG:S~EggNog:ENOG503NWAJ~SECRETED:SignalP(1-18~SECRETED:cutsite=ATA-AQ~SECRETED:prob=0.4832)), translating to MVRLSLINLVACSIGATAAQTVDGSDLDLEVDSVTHPEPRVTTTIPYLGTTKTWTTLRPCSTGPVIVVIQTPIKVTQCGGHSATTSHTATQTTPTTVTSSETKTTNTASHTTTSSSSSSKCPEPTPGGPCRVRYGCPAQGLDIAYYANPFGGYSRQGSGLSSSYYLTQDLRPRAASLTNQTYFPQDTPPDASAFPRVYPRPADLPGAWYAVGWTRATNGGLAVDANNFTVVYTGFYRAPESGVFRLCTTADNENDVFWGHGAAFDCVTGRADPKARPTVVSTGGNYINGINCTDVTLAEGEYYPLRSVTGNWQGPSAFNLTVKRPSESFENRKNIFDGLVFPHSCGSYF from the coding sequence ATGGTTCGCCTCAGTCTCATCAACCTAGTAGCATGCTCGATCGGGGCCACTGCGGCTCAGACGGTCGACGGCTCAGACCTAGATCTAGAGGTCGATAGCGTTACACACCCCGAGCCGAGGGTCACCACTACAATCCCTTACCTCGGCACAACTAAGACCTGGACGACACTCCGTCCCTGCAGCACCGGCccggtcatcgtcgtcatccagaCCCCCATTAAGGTAACACAGTGTGGAGGTCACTCGGCCACGACATCGCACACAGCGACGCAGaccacgcccaccaccgtGACGTCGTCAgagaccaagacgacgaaCACCGCCAGCCATACTACcacatcctcctcctcctcctccaagtGTCCAGAGCCCACGCCCGGCGGGCCCTGCCGCGTCCGGTAcggctgcccagcccagggccTCGACATCGCCTACTACGCCAACCCCTTCGGCGGCTACAGccggcagggcagcggcctctcctcgtcctaTTACCTCACGCAGGAcctccgcccgcgcgccgcctcgctcacCAACCAGACCTACTTCCCGCAGGACACGCCGCCCGATGCGTCCGCCTTCCCGCGCGTCTACCCGCGACCCGCGGACCTCCCCGGCGCGTGGTACGCCGTGGGCTGGACGCGCGCCACCAACGggggcctcgccgtcgacgccaatAACTTCACCGTCGTATACACGGGCTTCTATCGCGCGCCCGAGTCGGGCGTCTTCCGCCTATGCACCACGGCGGATAACGAAAACGACGTCTTCTGGGGGCACGGCGCAGCGTTTGATTGCGTcaccgggcgggcggaccCCAAGGCCAGACCGACGGTGgtctcgacgggcggcaacTACATCAACGGCATCAACTGCACCGACGTGACACTCGCCGAGGGGGAGTACTACCCGCTACGGAGCGTTACGGGCAACTGGCAGGGCCCCTCGGCGTTCAACCTGACCGTCAAGAGGCCGAGCGAGTCGTTTGAGAATCGCAAGAACATCTTTGACGGGCTGGTGTTCCCCCACTCGTGCGGAAGTTACTTCTGA
- a CDS encoding uncharacterized protein (EggNog:ENOG503NVHK), with translation MPIVNHVVLASGAVVAVSVAVAAAMAMYESPELRRYADDIRRRIAMTLHSIGDGINPPYREPRFNRPEDAEGFMLSSGGHRSCAEPGVDADEETRRRQREELLYWNRVLLEKKDQEEKQPAALPAPPKRPAGAHRGSSFDDFLRKDEGSETGAYVFKTGAEVQDSQPGLRHRGEGSRGFSSALYSNPFADEHHIDGDDIAEMSATFIAPGKDEGLSDIYSATTREGDDVRSATLEASPALIDLASHTETLQQSPSELPCTLERHLPDDEYMSAGQEDRHEAYASIQAWAQDSSRNFYSPLPVTPAAPMSEPELVSDDGQLTPTDSVSLVGSGEDLAQDVRSLRAAETGRPYDVMSASEGVLTPVSWSEVGSVVSESDAHGPVRA, from the coding sequence ATGCCCATCGTGAaccacgtcgtcctcgcctcgggcgccgtcgtcgccgtctcggtggccgtcgccgccgcgatggcTATGTACGAGTCGCCTGAGCTGCGACGCTACGCCGACGACATACGTCGACGCATAGCCATGACCCTGCACTCgatcggcgacggcatcaacCCGCCATATCGCGAGCCCCGATTCAACAGACCCGAGGATGCCGAGGGCTTCATGTTGTCCAGCGGCGGACACCGCTCCTGTGCCGAGcccggcgtcgatgccgatgaagagACCCGCAGGAGGCAGCGTGAGGAGCTCCTCTACTGGAACAGGGTATTACTGGAAAAGAAGGATCAGGAAGAAAAGCAGCCGGCCGCACTTCCGGCCCCTCCAAAGAGACCAGCTGGTGCCCACCGGGGGTCGTCCTTTGATGACTTCTTGCGCAAGGATGAGGGATCCGAGACAGGCGCGTATGTGTTCAAGACCGGCGCAGAGGTGCAAGACTCTCAGCCTGGGCTTCGGCACCGCGGTGAAGGCTCGCGGGGGTTCTCCTCTGCGCTCTACAGCAACCCGTTCGCGGACGAGCATCAcatcgatggcgacgatATTGCTGAGATGAGCGCCACCTTCATCGCGCCCGGAAAGGACGAAGGCCTGTCGGATATCTACAGCGCCACTACGCgcgagggtgacgacgtGCGCAGCGCCACGCTGGAGGCATCGCCCGCCCTAATCGACCTCGCTTCCCACACGGAGACGTTGCAGCAGTCTCCGTCCGAGCTCCCATGTACGCTGGAGCGTCatctgcccgacgacgagtacaTGTCTGCCGGGCAGGAGGACCGCCACGAGGCGTACGCCTCCATCCAGGCGTGGGCGCAAGACTCGAGCCGCAACTTCTATTCGCCCCTGCCGGTAACGCCTGCGGCGCCCATGTCGGAGCCGGAGCTCGTCAGCGACGATGGCCAGCTGACGCCGACGGATTCGGTGTCGCTGGTCGGGTCCGGCGAGGATCTCGCGCAGGACGTGCGCTCGCTGCGGGCGGCTGAGACGGGGCGGCCGTACGACGTGATGAGTGCCAGCGAGGGCGTGTTGACGCCAGTGAGCTGGTCCGAGGTGGGCAGCGTCGTCAGCGAGAGCGACGCCCACGGTCCCGTGCGCGCATAG
- a CDS encoding uncharacterized protein (EggNog:ENOG503P1IE~COG:S) — MSVPPPGTTPAPSSTSIFQPAMSPAVRSKTDEGDSNDSTATSTTPTPTTSSDGDDAEHAPKFPMPKLRLEIRDLGHPGARLFLDSVNATDCMTAAVANLLRLLYGSPTNPTTTVPPTRSVTLILRDMPGVAYTTGSDLDDDHKEVHFSLPYLARVPSPRGPDEVAGVVTHELVHCYQFNAFGTCPGGLIEGIADWVRLRCGLVPPHWARDADGDWDAGYQKTAYFLEYLERRLGDGFVSRVNEKLRIQRYEASTFWCELTGHEVDKLWEDYRESLKASKNTTGGDAPQTNSSSS, encoded by the coding sequence ATGTCCGTCCCGCCTCCCGGaaccacgccggcgccgtcgtcgacgagcatcttccagcccgccatgtcgcccgccgtccgctCCAAGACGGACGAAGGCGACAGCAACGACAGCACCGCTACTTCTACTACTCCCACTCCTaccaccagcagcgacggcgatgacgccgagcACGCGCCCAAGTTCCCCATGCCCAAGCTCCGCCTCGAGATCCGCGACCTCGGCCAccccggcgcccgcctcttcctcgactcGGTCAACGCCACCGACtgcatgacggcggccgtcgccaacctccTCCGGCTACTATACGGCTCGCCCACCAACCCCACCACGACGGTCCCGCCGACCCGCTCCGTCACGCTCATCCTGCGCGACATGCCCGGCGTCGCCTACACCACGGGctccgacctcgacgacgaccacaaGGAGGTGCACTTCTCGCTGCCCTACCTCGCCCGCGTACCCTCGCCCCGCGGcccggacgaggtcgccggcgtcgtcaccCACGAACTTGTCCACTGCTACCAGTTCAACGCCTTCGGCACCTGCCCCGGGGGCCTCATCGAGGGCATCGCCGACTGGGTGCGCCTGCGCTGCGGCCTCGTGCCCCCGCACTGGGCGCGtgatgccgacggcgactggGACGCTGGGTACCAGAAGACGGCGTATTTCCTCGAGTACCTCGAGCGCCGACTCGGCGATGGCTTCGTCAGCCGCGtcaacgagaagctgcgcatTCAGAGGTACGAGGCGAGTACCTTTTGGTGTGAGCTCACGGGGCACGAGGTCGACAAGCTCTGGGAGGACTATCGCGAGAGCCTCAAGGCCAGCAAAAACACGACGGGCGGTGATGCGCCGCAGacaaacagcagcagcagctag
- the STU1 gene encoding suppressor of tub2 mutation (COG:S~EggNog:ENOG503NXKK~BUSCO:EOG09260XSR), whose amino-acid sequence MADSKLTDQQVADLVAILRSDSTLDAKVQLVTTVKSCIKQHNVPETSVPLLFDGLRAASSSQHSALVNAGFTALNHLLTRLSRQDPKLLAKEAVRTLPLVIEKLGDQKDKFRGLALHGLNTFYAVAPQDVERVVRNSAMSGKNPRAKEAGMQWLLQGLQFRSYVPLLMELLEDADGMVRDAAKSTVIELFKTAPNAAKSDLKRQLKNFKVRPAIEQAIVKALAPTGGRPDTPGDVTHPTRPNLAASVSSIGSERPVTPAVDVQAEPIEPMYVNTHRELEDMFREMAWHFEGKETEQNWMKREQSMGTLRKLNAGNAPADFPDSFLAGLRSMLDGIIKAVNSLRTSLSKEGCGLVQDIAITFGPAMDPMVELLMQTFVKLSAGTKKISSQLANTTVDTIIGRVSYTARLMQHIWSACQDKNVQPRLYSTGWLKTILKKEAHHKSHIEHSGGVDLMEKCIKKGLGDANPGVREKMRSAYWAFWGVWPARADAIMADLDSTAQKLLNKDPNNPNSPKKSADPPARPGLGLSRSTMTSSKPSLREAMMAQKKALAAKNLPARPGSAMAHISPVRTTTTTSSSSHAAAPAKPSGTRMRPEPTTAVNAGGMSVAPMRPARRRPEMAARPATAGPYSVRDHPSSLEVDSPETLKSKHATPKPRDTTPKRTAPRTRPGHVTHASESSVASPAVHSQVSKIPSPKESPSRFRQSRTTIPSSSPSKANEDITLVVPQMSSIRTSSPQAPRPPRMPLDAESTLIASPTQPEIPQESSSRTLQVYEDPFTDDQATPRPTFTSPVLEDKPVNEDAANLLKPNGKEPTVEQIDSPEKARQNSRLLDSGIAKIKAKSLEVHGFRKLQSLIRDSRTVFTDDKFEALVLGLFQFLEDTLPTLPADKAQDVKAQALTTIKLLLRKERDNFRPHVSKALESLLQTRSAYDSRAHVVSGLELLADELVALGDGSEMVVVLTRRLQSCSDTTTEGCRTLSMGLHVLREMLDKRLEFIPNEGELGQLTSLAGGCIESADSGVRMDAVKFCVSLHERVGEAAFWDALRGVKEDPKSLITYYIVKKQREQVFSPAGSAAAAS is encoded by the exons ATGGCAGACAGCAAGCTTACCGACCAGcaggtcgccgacctcgtGGCTATCCTGCGCAGCGATTCGACCCTCGACGCCAAGGTCCAGCTCGTCACCACAGTCAAGTCGTGCATCAAGCAGCACAACGTCCCTGAGACCTCAGTGCCCCTGCTCTTCGACGGtctgcgcgccgcgtcgtcatcccAGCACTCGGCGCTTGTCAATGCCGGCTTCACTGCCCTGAACCACCTCCTCACGCGCCTGTCCCGCCAGGACCCGAAGctcctggccaaggaggccgtcCGCACCCTGCCGCTTGTCATCGAAAAGCTCGGCGACCAAAAGGACAAGTTCCGCGGGTTGGCTCTTCATGGCCTCAACACCTTCTATGCCGTGGCTCCGCAGGATGTTGAGCGCGTCGTGCGCAATTCGGCCATGAGCGGCAAGAACCCAAGAGCCAAGGAAGCTGGTATGCAGTGGCTTCTGCAG GGACTGCAGTTCAGGAGCTATGTGCCGCTCCTAATGGAGCTGCTTGAGGATGCGGACGGCATGGTCCGAGACGCGGCTAAAAGCACCGTCATTGAACTATTCAA GACCGCACCGAACGCGGCCAAGTCTGATCTCAAGCGACAGCTCAAGAACTTCAAAGTCCGACCTGCTATCGAACAGGCCATCGTCAAGGCCCTCGCTCCGACCGGCGGCCGACCAGACACACCAGGTGACGTGACGCATCCGACCCGCCCGAATCTCGCCGCCAGTGTGTCCTCCATCGGGAGCGAGCGTCCCGTAACCCCCGCCGTTGATGTCCAAGCCGAACCCATCGAGCCCATGTACGTCAACACCCATCGCGAGCTGGAGGATATGTTCCGCGAGATGGCGTGGCACTTTGAGGGCAAAGAGACGGAGCAAAACTGGATGAAGCGCGAGCAAAGCATGGGCACTCTGCGGAAGCTCAATGCCGGCAATGCGCCGGCTGACTTTCCCGActccttcctcgccggcttGCGAAGCATGCTGGACGGCATTATCAAGGCCGTCAACTCGCTGCGCACCAGCTTGTCCAAGGAGGGTTGCGGACTGGTTCAGGATATTGCCATCACGTTTGGCCCTGCCATGGACCCCATGGTGGAGCTGTTGATGCAGACGTTCGTCAAGCTTTCTGCCGGCACCAAGAAGATCAGCTCGCAACTCGCCAATACCACTGTCGACACCATCATCGGCCGTGTGAGCTATACGGCTCGACTGATGCAGCACATCTGGAGCGCCTGTCAAGACAAGAACGTGCAGCCCAGGTTGTACTCGACCGGCTGGCTCAAGACGATTTTGAAAAAGGAGGCGCACCACAAGAGCCACATCGAGCACAGCGGGGGCGTTGATCTGATGGAAAAGTGCATCAAGAAGGGCCTCGGAGATGCCAACCCAGGAGTGCGTGAGAAGATGCGGTCAGCGTACTGGGCATTCTGGGGCGTTTGGCCTGCACGAGCCGATGC GATAATGGCCGACTTGGATTCCACGGCGCAGAAGCTCCTTAATAAAGACCCCAACAACCCCAACTCGCCCAAGAAGTCCGCGGATCCTCCAGCCCGGCCGGGCCTTGGCTTGTCTAGGAGCACCATGACCTCGAGCAAACCGAGTCTGCGCGAAGCCATGATGGCCCAGAAAAAGGCACTTGCCGCCAAGAACCTCCCTGCGCGCCCGGGCTCTGCTATGGCACATATTTCCCCCGTCCGAACGACTACGACaacgagcagctccagccatGCCGCAGCCCCCGCAAAGCCATCCGGAACGCGAATGCGTCCCGAGCCGACTaccgccgtcaacgccggAGGTATGTCAGTGGCTCCTATGCGGCCGGCTCGAAGGAGGCCGGAGATGGCAGCTCGACCAGCCACGGCTGGGCCTTATTCAGTCCGGGACCACCCCTCCTCGCTTGAGGTCGACAGTCCCGAGACTCTCAAATCCAAGCACGCCACCCCAAAGCCAAGAGACACGACCCCGAAGAGGACCGCGCCGCGCACTAGACCCGGCCATGTCACACATGCTAGCGAATCGAGTGTCGCGTCTCCAGCGGTGCACTCGCAAGTGTCCAAGATCCCATCGCCAAAGGAAAGCCCAAGCAGGTTCCGTCAATCGCGCACGACGATCCCATCGTCCAGTCCCTCCAAGGCGAACGAAGACATTACGCTTGTTGTGCCGCAAATGTCGAGCATCAGGACATCGTCGCCACAagcaccacggccgccgagaaTGCCTCTTGATGCCGAGTCGACGCTGATTGCTTCCCCGACTCAGCCCGAAATACCGCAAGAATCATCTTCTCGCACCTTGCAGGTGTACGAGGACCCCTTCACGGATGATCAGGCGACACCCAGACCCACATTTACATCTCCTGTCCTTGAGGACAAGCCAGTGAACGAGGATGCAGCGAACCTCCTAAAGCCCAACGGCAAGGAGCCCACGGTGGAGCAGATCGATTCTCCCGAGAAGGCTAGACAAAATAGCCGTCTGCTGGACAGCGGTATCGCCAAGATCAAAGCCAAGTCGCTGGAGGTTCATGGCTTCCGCAAGCTGCAATCACTCATCCGTGACAGCAGGACCGTCTTCACCGATGACAAGTTTGAAGCGTTAGTCCTTGGTCTGTTCCAGTTCCTCGAAGACACTCTCCCCACCCTCCCTGCGGACAAGGCGCAGGACGTCAAGGCTCAGGCCCTCACGACTATCAAGTTGCTGCTTCGCAAGGAGCGTGACAACTTCCGACCGCACGTctccaaggccctcgagTCTCTCCTACAGACGCGAAGCGCATACGATTCCCGTGCTCATGTCGTTagcggccttgagctcctcgccgacgagctcgtggCCCTTGGCGATGGGTCCGAGATGGTCGTGGTGCTCACTCGACGCCTTCAGTCCTGTTCCGACACGACCACGGAGGGGTGCCGCACCCTCAGCATGGGCCTCCACGTACTGCGCGAGATGCTTGATAAGCGACTCGAGTTCATCCccaacgagggcgagcttggccagctcaCCAGCCTCGCCGGGGGATGCATCGAATCGGCGGACTCGGGAGTCCGCATGGACGCCGTCAAGTTTTGCGTGTCTTTGCACGAGCGCGTGGGTGAGGCAGCATTCTGGGATGCGCTTCGCGGCGTGAAGGAAGACCCGAAGAGCCTCATCACCTACTACATCGTCAAAaagcagcgcgagcaggtCTTTAGCCCTGCTGGTAGCGCCGCGGCTGCTTCTTGA
- the RGA2 gene encoding Rho-type gtpase-activating protein (EggNog:ENOG503NWDD~COG:T~COG:Z) has protein sequence MATIVDEYLDTQMDTDDVFPCKGCGEILEEGKAFELAGNRWHLDCFRCNTCGTLLDSDANLLLLGDGSLICNNCTYSCNACGNKIEDLAILTGDQAFCATCFRCRNCKRKIENLRYARTSQGIFCMGCHETLMARRRKKSKAAAAAKAREKENSPAMTEKSLPALPPNAIPNNAFSNDRVEPDSDTPTELSPRPRAGHRYDESLSLSRGSSRPARSPERESATKSEGLSLPATTYRKNRASGMYATVDPSESPESFFIPIGVDPSPAPYSGTPRSTSDSASAKKDKDYFSVPKSSSSSSEKRSDSHASTPHIAFQEKGRQHSSDLDITQVKQQPRQQSKASDQDQSKTSPSSGNEFQLQDAPRAKSLASRSSSSNSVPHDGASGKSANGISRKEGLSNLSESSKTNENLPPPRPSQDSKRQEDEENSSHDVVIKGPPRADSSKSIPRKEVPSSTSRAANGKTGTPGRPPAPGTKAGTTDTYMHPRAAPAPPGNQGHATKESISSNYEPASPKVSPKLPRWSSGGDFSMDEDMARILGTDEGSSSILRRVSNVVRHGRTGSVESGYHPHRSSHARSISETTRATVSPRWPKTPAGDDHNGHPDISNPVSLATADDPHLLKRQLRNSEQRVAELERQFTTEKDLQNLNKKLIEKRKTVSVLDTQTEIMIRQLEVLAGYVERAKETKTPIDPRDLEDSAIKEFVQKLDKVKMAMSASIEQLHEERDLVLAEKNQAMSDRDRALMEFEQLSSKNAQLADMNNDLTHQIQERFKSQIGGDLKPPNGLGIYGSKGGAGSALNLDASSMTTGATLVADEEPIVESGPTVVHVRKGQVKKFNWKKGSKTMAQNVAKGVNRAVVAFQQNDRERMQHGGLVGDNIGLPYNMTVSQVESPAPVGPNSQGRQQLDPGRQGFGFFGKKNAMPKSASASAVAVPAAAEPASTLFGSDLGERAEYERRQIPTVVSRCIEEVELRGMDQEGIYRKTGGNSQVNMIKDGFDKNDNFDISDPDIDITAVTSVLKQYFRKLPTPLLTFEVYERILECNAIADETERCDHLRRTFVSMPQSHKDCLEFLMFHLSRVAQREPENLMSPKNLAVVFAPTIMRDLSIEREMTDMHAKNIAVQFVIENSHRIFDDS, from the exons atggccaccatcgtcgacgagTATCTGGACACCCAGATGGACACTGACGATGTCTTCCCCTGCaagggctgcggcgag ATCCTCGAAGAAGGGAAAGCATTTGAGTTAG CTGGCAACCGGTGGCATCTCGACTGCTTCCGTTGCAACACCTGCGGCACTCTCCTCGACTCTGATGCGAacttgctcctcctcggcgacggctctCTCATATGCAACAACTGCACCTACAGCTGTAACGCCTGCGGCAACAAAATCGAAGACCTTGCCATCCTCACCGGAGACCAAGCCTTTTGCGCCACGTGTTTCCGATGCCGAAATTGTAAACGAAAGATAGAGAACCTGCGATACGCGAGAACATCACAGGGCATCTTTTGCATGGGCTGCCATGAGACATTAATGGCCAGACGCAGGAAGAAATccaaggcagcagcagccgccaagGCTCGCGAAAAAGAAAACTCGCCTGCCATGACCGAAAAGTctctgccggcgctgccgcccaacGCGATCCCCAACAATGCCTTCTCGAACGACCGCGTTGAACCCGACTCTGACACCCCGACCGAACTGTCCCCGCGACCCCGTGCTGGCCACAGATATGATgagtcgttgtcgttgtccCGAGGCAGCTCCCGGCCTGCTCGATCTCCGGAACGTGAGTCAGCTACCAAGTCCGAGGGCCTGAGCCTGCCGGCGACCACATATCGGAAGAATCGCGCTTCGGGCATGTACGCAACCGTAGATCCCTCAGAATCGCCCGAGAGCTTCTTCATCCCCATTGGTGTCGATCCAAGTCCCGCGCCCTATAGCGGAACCCCCAGATCTACGTCGGACAGTGCTAGCGcgaagaaggacaaggactACTTCAGCGTGCCCAAGTCCTCATCCAGTTCTTCGGAGAAACGCAGCGACTCTCACGCGTCCACGCCGCACATCGCCTTCCAGGAGAAGGGTCGGCAACACTCGTCCGACCTCGACATCACGCAAGTCAAGCAGCAACCGCGGCAGCAGTCCAAGGCCTCAGACCAGGACCAGAGTAAGACGTCTCCATCATCAGGGAACGAGTTCCAACTCCAAGATGCCCCTCGGGCGAAGAGCCTCGCGTCGCGAAGCAGCAGTTCCAACTCTGTGCCCCACGATGGCGCGTCTGGCAAGTCAGCGAACGGCATCTCCCGCAAAGAGGGACTATCCAACTTGTCGGAGTCGAGCAAGACAAACGAaaacctgccgccgcctcgtccttctCAGGACTCCAAACGacaagaagacgaggagaaCAGCTCTCACGATGTGGTCATAAAGGGGCCGCCACGCGCCGACAGCTCCAAGTCGATTCCGCGTAAAGAGGTTCCTTCGAGTACCTCAAGGGCCG CAAATGGCAAAACAGGCACCCCAGGCAGGCCCCCGGCGCCTGGTACTAAAGCTGGTACCACGGACACATACATGCACCCGCGCGCggcacctgcgccgccaggtAACCAGGGCCATGCCACAAAGGAGTCCATCAGCTCCAATTACGAGCCAGCATCTCCCAAGGTGTCGCCAAAGCTGCCCAGGTGGAGCAGTGGCGGAGATTTCAGCATGGATGAGGACATGGCTAGGATCCTTGGGACCGACGAAGGTTCATCCTCTATTCTGCGCAGAGTCTCGAATGTCGTTCGTCACGGCCGCACCGGTAGTGTCGAGTCCGGCTACCACCCACATAGATCGAGCCACGCCCGGAGCATCAGCGAGACCACACGGGCGACGGTCTCTCCCAGATGGCCAAAGACGCCCGCGGGCGATGACCACAACGGCCATCCCGACATCAGCAACCCCGTCTCTCTCGCCACTGCCGACGATCCCCATCTGCTCAAACGCCAGCTTAGGAACTCGGAGCAGAgggtcgccgagctggagcgaCAGTTCACCACCGAGAAGGATCTTCAGAACCTGAACAAAAAGCTCATTGAGAAGAGGAAGACCGTGTCTGTCCTGGACACCCAGACTGAGATTATGATTCGTCAGCTGGAGGTCCTGGCAGGTTACGTCGAACGTGCAAAGGAGACAAAGACGCCCATTGATCCTCGGGATCTGGAGGATTCTGCCATCAAAGAGTTCGTGCAGAAGCTTGACAAAGTCAAGatggccatgtcggcgtcCATTGAGCAGCTTCACGAAGAACGGGACCTTGTGCTCGCCGAGAAAAACCAGGCCATGTCCGACCGGGATCGCGCTCTCATGGAGTTCGAGCAACTTTCCTCCAAGAACGCGCAGCTCGCTGACATGAACAACGACCTCACCCATCAAATCCAGGAGCGATTCAAGTCTCAGATTGGCGGCGACTTGAAACCTCCCAACGGCCTCGGAATTTACGGTTCCAAAGGAGGGGCCGGTTCGGCTTTGAACCTTGATGCTTCCAGTATGACTACTGGAGCCACGCTGGTAGCTGATGAGGAGCCTATTGTGGAGAGTGGCCCTACGGTGGTGCATGTTCGCAAGGGCCAAGTCAAGAAGTTCAACTGGAAGAAGGGTTCCAAGACTATGGCTCAGAATGTGGCCAAGGGTGTGAACAGGGCCGTGGTCGCATTCCAGCAGAACGACCGCGAGAGGATGCAACACGGCGGGCTGGTCGGAGACAACATTGGCTTGCCGTACAACATGACGGTTTCACAGGTAGAATCtcccgcccccgtcggccCGAACAGCCAGGGCAGGCAACAACTCGACCCTGGCCGGCAAGGCTTCGGCTTCTTCGGGAAGAAGAATGCTATGCCCAAGTCGGCGtcagccagcgccgtcgcagTGCCTGCCGCTGCAGAGCCTGCCTCGACCCTGTTTGGCTccgacctcggcgagcgagccgagTACGAACGTCGCCAGATCCCCACCGTTGTCTCACGATGCATTGAGGAGGTTGAGCTCAGAGGCATGGACCAAGAGGGAATCTACCGGAAGACGGGTGGAAACTCGCAGGTCAACATGATCAAGGATGGCTTCGACAAGAATGACAATTTTGACATCTCCGACCCGGATATCGACATCACTGCAGTCACTAGCGTCTTGAAGCAGTACTTCCGAAAACTGCCAACGCCGCTACTCACTTTTGAGGTGTATGAGCGAATTCTGGAGTGCAACG CCATTGCCGACGAAACGGAGCGGTGTGATCACTTACGAAGGACATTTGTTTCCATGCCGCAGAGCCACAAGGACTGTCTCGAGTTTTTGATGTTCCACCTATCTCGTGTGGCCCAGCGTGAACCCGAGAACCTG ATGTCACCAAAgaacctcgccgtcgtcttcgcaCCTACCATCATGCGAGACCTCAGCATCGAGCGAGAGATGACCGACATGCACGCGAAGAACATTGCCGTGCAGTTCGTCATAGAAAACAGCCACAGAATCTTTGACGACTCGTAA